From the Oryctolagus cuniculus chromosome 17, mOryCun1.1, whole genome shotgun sequence genome, the window TGGCAGCGTCGGCCCCCAAGAAGCCCCGAGTGGCGCCCCTGCAGGACAGCGTCCAGGCCCAGGTGAGGCGGGGCCCGTCCCTCCGCCAGGGCTGCTGCCCTGAGGCCGGCGCTGACCCCGCCTCCGCCCCCCCTCTGCCCTctcaggagaaggacctggccaAGGCCTACACCGAGGCTGCAGCcgcacagcagcagcagctgcagcagctggagtttGCTAGAAAGATGCTGGAGAAGGTAGAGACGCCGCCCGCGCCGGCTGGGCGagggtcccccctccccccccacccgccTCTCGCCCGTTCTCCCCCCAgcaggtgtcacaggctgcagttGCCCCAGGGTGGGTCCGGAGTGGTCACGGCTTAGCCACTGGGCAGGGGGACAGGCCCTGCAAGCCCAGACAGcagacaaccccccccccccgaggctcCACCCTGGGGCCAGGCCACCTGGGGCTCTGTCCCTCGCAGTGGCTGCTGGTGACTCGGTGGCTTCCCTAAGCCCAGCCGTACTCTagcacacaccccccccccaggggaGGACGGCCCCGTTTCTGGGTGGCGGAGGAAAGGGAGTTGTTTCAGAAGGCAGAGCCCCCTCAGTTCACACCTCTGAATGCAACTTGGCCTGACGGCCGCCTAACATAGTACCACTGGCTGGGTTTCTCAGAATCCCGCGTCCACGCGTCTCAGGTCTTCAGCTCCACCTCCAGGGACCCCCGGGGGTCTCGGGAAGCAGGCAGGGGCCCCTGATGTCAGGGCGGGGCGTAGACTGAGGGAGccctatcctccctccccctgcccccggaGCTAAGCcttctccctctcgctctgcAGAAGGAGCTCAGCGAGGCCACGCAGGCAAGCCCGGCTCAGGCCGGGAGGGAGTCGGAGACGCTGAGGTCGCAGCTGCAGGAGGAAAGGCAGCGGGTGGCCCGGGTGCAGCGCGAGCTGGAGGAGCAGCGGGCGCAGCTGCTGCGGCTGCGGACCCAGCCGCCCGTGGAGaggctggaggagagggaggtggtggAGTTCTACCGGGACCCGCAGCTGGAGAGCAGCCTGGCCAGGGTGCAggcccaggtggaggaggagggcaggaggcgggccggcctgcaggcagagctggaggcCGCGGCGCAGACGCTCGCCCGGCTGCAGAGCGAGAGGAAGGCCAGGCAGCCCCATCTGCTGACCAAGGAGGTCACCCGCGTCGAGCGGGACCCCAGCCTGGACGGCCAGGCAGCCCAGCTGGGCGTCGAGatccagcaggtgcaggaggagaGCGGCGTCGTGGGCGCCCGGCTGGCCGCGCTGAAGGAGGAGCTGCTGGCCCTGGAGCGGCGGGAGGCCGCCGTGAAGGAGACGGTGGTGGTGAAGGAAGTGGTCAAGGTGGAGAGGGACCCGGAAATGGCGCAGGCGGCCGGGGCCCTGAGGCGGCAGGTCCAGGAGGAGGCCGCGCGCAGGAAGGGCGCCGAGGAGGCCGCGGCGGGGCTGCGGGCCCGCATCGCCGACCTGGAGCGGGCCATCGGCGCGGTGGAGCCCAAGGTCATCGTGAAGGAGGTGAAGACGGTGGAGCAGGACCCGGGGCTGCTCGAGGAGTCCTCCCGGCTCCGGAGCCTCCtgcaggaggagaggagcaggaacGCGGCGCTGGCCcgggagctgcaggagctgcgggGCCGGCACAGCGCGGCCGCGGCGCAGAAGCCCCAGGTGCAGCTCCAGGAGCGCGTGCACGAGATCCTCCGCGTGGACCCGGAGACCGAGCAGGAGATCACGCGGCTCCGGGCCCAGCTGCAGGAGGCGGCGGGCCGGAGGAGCCgcgtggaggaggaggtggggcggCTGCTGCCGGAGCTGGCCGTCCTGCGGGCCCAGAAGCCCGCGGTGGAGTTCCGGGAGGTGACCCAGGAGGTGGTGAGGCACGAGAAGAACCCCGAGGTGCTGCGCGAGGTCGACCGGCTCAAGGAGCAGCTCAACGAGCTGGTGAACGCCAACGGGCGCGCCCAGGAGCAGCTCATCCGGCTGCAGGGCGAGCGCGACGCCTGGAGGCGCGAGCGGGCCAAGGTGGAGACCAAGACGGTGACCAAGGAGGTGGTGCGGCACGAGAAGGACCCGGTCCTGGAGAAGGAGGCCGGGCGGCTCCGCCAGGAGCTGCGGGAGGCGGCCCAGAAGCGCCGGGCCGCCGAGGACGCGCTCCACGAGCTGCAGAGCAAGTACCTGCTGCTGCAGAGGCGGCGGCCGGAGGAGAAGCTGGTGGTGCGGGAGGTGGTGGTGGCGCAGAGGGACCCGCGGCTGCGCCAGGACCACAGCCGGCTGAGCCGCAGCCTGGACGAGGAGGCGGGCCGGCGGCGGCAGCTGGAGCGCGAGGTGCAGCAGCTGCGGGCCGCCGTGGAGGAGCAGGAAGGGATGCTGAGCTTCGGGGAGGACCGCGGCAAGAAGCTGGCCGTGGAGCGGGAGCTGCGCAGGCTGACCCTGCGCGTCCAGGAGCTGGAGCAGCGGCCTCGCGCCGGGCCGGAGAGGATCATCACGGAGGAGCTGGTGAAGCTGGAGAAGGACCCGGAGGTGGAGAAGTCGGCCGAAGCCCTGCGCCGGGACCTGCAGCGCGAGCAGGCCCGGGCGGCCGAGCTGCGCCGGGAGTCGCAGGGCCTGCAGGTCCGCATCGACGTCCTGCGGACGGCCAAGTCGCAGGAGAAGACCATCTACAAGGAGGTGATCAGGGTGGAGAAGGACCAGGCGCTGGAGGGCGAGCGGGCGCGTGTCTGGGAGGCGCTCAGCAGGGCGCGCTCGGCCCGCcaggcccaggaggaggaggcgcGGCGCCTGCGGGAGCGCATCGACGGGGCCGAGGCGCTGGGGCGGTCCTGGTCGCGGGAGGAGGCCGAGCTGCAGGAGGCCCGGGAGCAGGCGAGCCAGGAGTGCGGGCGGCTGCGGCAGCAGCTGCgagagctggagcagcaggcGCTGCGGCTGCAGGAGGAGGTGAAGACGGAGAGCGAGAAGGCGGAGAGCGAGCGGCAGCAGGCGGCCCAGCGGGGCCGGGAGCTCTCGCAGCTCGAGGCAGCCATCCTGCGGCAGAAAGACCAGCTCCACGAGAAGGAGAGGACCCTCCGCGACTTGCAGGCCAGGGTGAGCCGCGAGGAACTCAGCCAGGAGACCCAGACGCGCGAGACCAACCTCTCCACCAGGATCTGCATCTTGGAGCCGGAGACGGGCGCCGACATGTCCCCGTACGAGGCCTACAAGAGGGGCGTCATCGACCGCGGCCAGTACCTGCAGCTGCAGGAGCTCGAGTGTGACTGGGAGGAGGTCACCACCTCGGGCCCCTGCGGGGAGGAGTCTGTGCTGCGCGACCGCAAGAGCGGGAAGCAGTACTCCATCGAGGCCGCCCTGCGCTGCCGGCGCATCTCCAAGGAGGAGTTCCACCTGTACCGCGACGGCCGCCTCCCCATCTCCGAGTTCGCCCTGCTCGTGGCCGGCGAGACCAAGCCCTGCTCCTCGCTCTCCATCGGCTCCATCATCTCCAAGTCCCCGCTCGCCTCCCCCGGCTTCTCTTTCGGGCTCGCCGACGACAGCTTCCCCATCGCCGGGGTCTACGACACCACCACGGACAACAAGTGCAGCATCAAGACGGCCGTGGCCAAGAACATGCTGGACCCCATCACTGGGCAGAAGCTGCTGGAGGCCCAGGCGGCCACGGGGGGCATCGTGGACCTGCTGAGCCGCGAGCGCTACTCTGTGCACAAGGCGGTGGAGAGGGGGCTGATCGAGACCACGGCCACGCAGCGGCTGCTCAACGCCCAGAAGGCCTTCACGGGCATCGAGGACCCCGTCTCCAAGAAGCGTCTGTCGGTGGGCGAGGCCGTGCAGAAAGGCTGGGTGCCCCAGGAGAGCGTGCTCCCCCACCTGCAGGTGCAGCACCTGACGGGGGGCCTCATCGACCCCAAGAGGACGGGCCGCATCCCCGTCCCGCAGGCCGTGCTCTGCGGGATGATCAGCGAGGAGCTGGCCCGGCTCCTGCAGGACGAGTCCAGCTACGAGAAAGATCTGACCGACCCCATCTCCAAGGAGCGGCTGAGCTACAAGGAGGCCATGGGGCGCTGCTGCAGGGACCCCCTGAGCGGCCTGCTGCTGCTCCCCGCCGCGCTGGAGGGGTACCGCTGCTTCCGCGtggcctcccccagcctgccGCGTGCCCTGCGCTGACCGGGGAGGACACATGTACCCTGTCCCTGCAGCAGCCTGATCCCAGGCAGGGCCCCCCCAGCCGTGCGCCTCTGTGGGTGGTGGTGGGCTCCCGCCCCTCGCCTCGGTGCCAGGTCCATCCCCAGCCCAGGAAACCAGCAGGTCCGATTTTCCCCTACCCAGTGCTTCCAATAAACGATTTCTCCCAGTGgcgtgtcctgtctgctcctgcaGGAGCCTGAGGTTGGGCACAGGGACAGCACCGGGACTGGACGTCCCCAGGGCGCCTGCCTGGggtgtggggggctgggggcgttCTCCCAGGACTGGGACACAGGGgcaccaccctcctcctcctctccccacgcTCTCATTCGGGCCTCCAGCCCTGAGCCAGTCTCCTCCGTGTCAGTAAGCCACGACGTGGACAGAAGCAGCCAATCTCACGTTTATTCAGTGGTCAACACAGGCAAACCATCCGTGGGTCTTGGGCGAGGTGACAGCCGCTGACATCAGTCCCTCGCCCCCTGGTTTAACTTGGAACTCTGAACTGGAGCTCAACGCTTCCCCAAAACGTGTTAAATCCAAAAAGACCAGCAGGGGGCACCCTTCCCTCGGCCTGGCTGCGCCGctgcgggcagggcagggccccaggagcGCTGTCCACAGCTGCCGCAGGCTCCCTACTCCCACCTCGGCACCTGCTCTCCCGGTGCCAGGGGCTGGATCTCCAGCCGACCCCCTCCTGCGCGAAGCACCTGTGTCTTTTTGGGAACAGCAACATCAAACCCAGTAACGATCCTGGAGCGAGCTGGCGGGGCCAACCCAAACTCAGCCCTCAGACGACGGACGCCAAGCGCCCGAGAGCCCGCCCTCTCCTCAGACGGGCCCTCAGCGGCAGAACCGCTCCAGCACGCACTCGGGGGGTGCCGGGGAGGGCTCGGCGGGCGAGAAGTACGGGTGGGCCAGGGCGGCCTTGGCGGAGATCCTCTGGCTCGGGTCGTACTGCAGGAGTTgctggagagaagggaggaggcaggtggggcctggggacggccgggccgggggtgggggtgggaggagaactCCCCTCCCGGCCCCCCATGCCCCGGAGCCGAGAGCCTCAAGCCCAGCACTGAGCACCTCTGGAGAGTCCAGGGGAGACGTGGCCTGAGCCGCCCTGCAGGTAACTGGAGCTGAGGCAGCCCCCCTTGTGCCCAGGACACACGGATGTCCCTCCTGTCCAGGCCACTTAGCTgcggtggggcagggaggggtgggcgttgtggcacagcgggttaagccgccacctgcgccacccgcatcccacatcagagcgccggTCTGAGTtccgcttccgacccagctccctgctaacgcgcctgggaaggcggcagaggacggcccacgtgcttgggctcctgccacccacatgggagaccagggtggggttcctggctcctggctttggcttggcccagccctggccattgtgaccatttgggcagtgaaccagcaagtgggaaaTCTGTCACTCTGTGTTTTCAGGTaagtagatcttttaaaaaaataaacaaaagggaaGATGAACACTGGGCTTATCAGGTCAAACTCAGTACACACAGAGGCAGGCAGCTATGAGCAAGGTGAGGGAAGGGGCCACTCGGGCTCGGGACGAGCTGGGGGTACACAGAAGCCGGCTGCCCAAGGGGATGTCTCCTGCCCCCGTACCTACCACGAGCAGGTCCTTGCCCTCTGGCTCCAGGTCGGGCACTATCTCCTCTAGCCCCCTCCTGGTCCACTTGGGGAAGCTGCCTTTGTAATCGGGCAGCTGGGTGACCCCTGGCCACGTGGCTTCACTGGGCGTCCCCAGAGTGCGAAAGATACGGAAGAGCTGGTCAATCTCGGAGTCACCGGGGAACAGGGCCTTGCGCGTCACCTGGAGCGGAGCAGAAGAGACGACGTCGCGACAGAATCCAGTACAGACTGGGCGTTGCCAATCCAGACGTCTGAAGTCAGAGCTGCTCCAAACTCctggtaaggccgccgcctgcactgGCGGcctcccatataagcactggctCAGGGCGCATggcccgggtgctccacttccgacccagctccctgctaatggcctgggaaagcagtggaagatggcccaagtccttggggcccctgcacccacgtgggagacccaaaaaaaacCCTTgtggctcctgattggctcagctctggctgttgcagccatttggggagtgaaccagcagatggaagacctctctctgtctctccctctctctgtggctctgcctcttaaataaataaataaaatcttaaaaaaagaaaagaaaagaaaagctcccAAATCCCAAACTTTCAGAGTGCTGACAGACGTCCCAAGGGGAGAaagtccaccccaccccacacgaTGGGTCACAGTCGGAATGCAGGTACAGTGAAAATACTGCATAGGGTGGGCCTTTGGCACAATGGCTAAGACCCTGCTCGGGACGCCCGTGTTctgtatcagagcacaggttcgagGAGGCAGCGGGAGAcggctgccacccatgtgggggacctgggtggagttccgggctcccgCCCGTGgctcggctcagccctggcattgctggcatttgggaagtgaaccagcagatggagagaagatctctctctctctctctctctctctctctctctctctctctgtcactctgcttttcgagaaaaaaaatcaatgaacaaacatttaaaatattgtataaaattatatgCAGGCTATATAAATGACTTTCATGTTTACTTAGGTTCTGTCCTCAAATATTTCACAAtctgaaaaaaa encodes:
- the EVPL gene encoding envoplakin, with translation MFKGLSKGAHGKGSPKGSPAKGSPSKHSRAATQELALLISRMQANADQVERDILETQKKLQQDRLNGQQNRTLQHQQETGRSLKEAEVLLKDLFLDVDKARRLKHPQAEEIEKDIKQLHERVTQECAEYRALYEKMVLPPSVGPRVDWARVLEQKQKQVCDGRYGPGMAELEQQVAEHNILQREIEAYGQQLRSLAGPDAGTIRSQYGDLLKAASWRGQSLGSLYTHLQGCTRQLGALAQQQRRILEQDWSDLMADPAGVRREYEHFKQHELLGQEQNVNQLEDDGERMAALGHPAAGPIQAHQEALKTEWRNFLNLCISQESHLQHVEDYRRFQEEADSVSQTLEKLNSNLDTKYRPAPGDPLGAPTELLRQLEAEEKQLAVAERTIGELQKKCQEVAPLPQRRSPPQQTLHVDSICDWDSGEVQLQRGEQYTLMDNTDPHTWVVRGPGGEIKSAPAACFCIPAPDPEAVARASSLASELQTLKQKLAAVQSDLKSSAEEPPRPGQQAPGGSAPADPQAQKLLTRMTQLDTDLGETERQVLAWARAPLSRTAPLEDLEGRIHSHEGTAQRLQGLGAEKEAAQLQCEELLRAQPVGPAALQLPVALNSVKNKYSDVQVLCHLYGDKAKAALGLERQIRDANKVIQGFELALVQETPLSGDPGALQERAVELQRQRRALLEQQACVLGLHRELQATEHACSALQNNFQEFCQDLPRQQRQVRVLTDRYHAVGDQLDLREKVVQDTGLIYQRFKNCRDSLRSWLEHLPQTQVRPDDGPSQIAYKLQAQKRLVQEIQGRQQDSATVSRLAQDLQAALQDYQLQADTYRCSLEPSLAASAPKKPRVAPLQDSVQAQEKDLAKAYTEAAAAQQQQLQQLEFARKMLEKKELSEATQASPAQAGRESETLRSQLQEERQRVARVQRELEEQRAQLLRLRTQPPVERLEEREVVEFYRDPQLESSLARVQAQVEEEGRRRAGLQAELEAAAQTLARLQSERKARQPHLLTKEVTRVERDPSLDGQAAQLGVEIQQVQEESGVVGARLAALKEELLALERREAAVKETVVVKEVVKVERDPEMAQAAGALRRQVQEEAARRKGAEEAAAGLRARIADLERAIGAVEPKVIVKEVKTVEQDPGLLEESSRLRSLLQEERSRNAALARELQELRGRHSAAAAQKPQVQLQERVHEILRVDPETEQEITRLRAQLQEAAGRRSRVEEEVGRLLPELAVLRAQKPAVEFREVTQEVVRHEKNPEVLREVDRLKEQLNELVNANGRAQEQLIRLQGERDAWRRERAKVETKTVTKEVVRHEKDPVLEKEAGRLRQELREAAQKRRAAEDALHELQSKYLLLQRRRPEEKLVVREVVVAQRDPRLRQDHSRLSRSLDEEAGRRRQLEREVQQLRAAVEEQEGMLSFGEDRGKKLAVERELRRLTLRVQELEQRPRAGPERIITEELVKLEKDPEVEKSAEALRRDLQREQARAAELRRESQGLQVRIDVLRTAKSQEKTIYKEVIRVEKDQALEGERARVWEALSRARSARQAQEEEARRLRERIDGAEALGRSWSREEAELQEAREQASQECGRLRQQLRELEQQALRLQEEVKTESEKAESERQQAAQRGRELSQLEAAILRQKDQLHEKERTLRDLQARVSREELSQETQTRETNLSTRICILEPETGADMSPYEAYKRGVIDRGQYLQLQELECDWEEVTTSGPCGEESVLRDRKSGKQYSIEAALRCRRISKEEFHLYRDGRLPISEFALLVAGETKPCSSLSIGSIISKSPLASPGFSFGLADDSFPIAGVYDTTTDNKCSIKTAVAKNMLDPITGQKLLEAQAATGGIVDLLSRERYSVHKAVERGLIETTATQRLLNAQKAFTGIEDPVSKKRLSVGEAVQKGWVPQESVLPHLQVQHLTGGLIDPKRTGRIPVPQAVLCGMISEELARLLQDESSYEKDLTDPISKERLSYKEAMGRCCRDPLSGLLLLPAALEGYRCFRVASPSLPRALR